In a genomic window of Neoarius graeffei isolate fNeoGra1 chromosome 13, fNeoGra1.pri, whole genome shotgun sequence:
- the phactr3a gene encoding phosphatase and actin regulator 3a yields the protein MASSDDKCMLHRGRSQSDPNILSESGIDPTHSADVMEQQRVMRSSCLVSGVHTPPIRRHSKLATLGRLFRPWKWRKKKNEKMKQSSTDVALASGLHSLNISSPIQSVSDAELRLPGSHGPILSISSMEYLSSEHERLPTVPDSIEDGATTEEPNSPEEEEEEVDEEEEEEEEDPTPVDEDIDANIEEREQDEVPQRQSPLSNHCIQVTQFNTEEDPAGFTLTAVPQPNSFLPKEVPRVPEGPSPVLLRGPFSNTVSSPHIGTLHPPLPPSSIIEELHRALATKLRQDSTERESSGEVESRKEAEENKENMRQSNCFTDASGIIYDIDSWNESVISGTLPRRMRKELLAVKLRNRPSKQELEDRNIFPVRSDQERQEIRQQIEMKLAKRLSQRPAVEELESRNILKQRNDQTEQEERREIKQRLNRKLNQRPTVDELRERKILIRFSDYVEVAKAQDYDRRADKPWTRLSAADKAAIRKELNEFKSTEMEVHASSKHLTSSVITTTELKILI from the exons ATGTGATGGAGCAGCAGAGGGTCATGCGCTCCAGTTGCCTGGTAAGCGGTGTGCACACTCCTCCCATCCGCCGTCACAGCAAGCTGGCTACGCTGGGGCGTCTCTTCCGGCCTTGGAAGTGGAGGAAAAAGAAGAACGAGAAAATGAAGCAGAGCTCCACAG ATGTGGCCTTGGCCAGTGGTCTCCACTCTCTGAATATCAGCTCTCCCATTCAGAGTGTTTCGGATGCTGAGCTCCGGCTTCCTGGCTCACATGGACCTATCCTCAGCATCAGCAGCATGGAGTATCTCAGCTCAGAACATGAGCGTCTACCTACGG TTCCTGATTCCATAGAAGATGGTGCAACAACAGAAGAACCTAACAgcccagaggaggaggaggaagaggttgatgaggaggaggaggaagaagaggaagacCCCACTCCCGTAGATGAGGATATAGATGCGAATATAGAGGAAAGAGAGCAAGATGAAGTGCCTCAAAGACAGTCTCCTCTGAGCAATCATTGTATTCAGGTCACTCAGTTTAACACTGAGGAAG ACCCTGCTGGCTTCACTCTCACAGCAGTGCCTCAGCCCAACTCATTTCTCCCTAAAGAGGTGCCCAGAGTCCCAGAAGGCCCTAGTCCTGTACTTCTTCGAGGGCCTTTCTCCAATACAGTGAGTTCACCTCATATAGGAACCTTGCATCCTCCTTTGCCCCCTAGCAGTATCATTGAGGAACTGCACCGTGCCCTGGCAACAAAGCTTCGGCAAGATAG TACGGAGCGAGAGTCAAGTGGGGAGGTGGAAAGCAGAAAGGAGGCAGAGGAGAATAAAGAGAACATGAGACAAAGCAACTGCTTCACTGATGCCTCAGGAATCATATATGACATCGACAGCTGGAACGAGTCTGTCATTTCTG GCACACTGCCGCGTAGAATGAGAAAGGAGCTGCTGGCGGTGAAGCTGCGGAATCGACCCAGCAAACAGGAGCTGGAAGACAGGAACATCTTCCCTGTGCGCAGTGACCAGGAGAGACAAGAAATCCGCCAGCAAATTGAAATGAAGCTCGCCAA GAGACTCAGTCAACGGCCGGCCGTTGAGGAGCTTGAGAGCCGAAATATCTTAAAAC AGCGGAATGACCAGACAGagcaagaggagaggagagaaataAAACAGAGATTAAATAGAAAG CTCAATCAGCGGCCAACAGTCGATGAACTGAGGGAGAGAAAGATCCTGATTCGCTTTAGTGACTACGTAGAGGTTGCTAAAGCCCAGGATTATGACAGGAGAGCTGACAAACCCTGGACTAGACTGTCTGCAGCTGACAAG GCTGCCATCCGGAAAGAGCTGAATGAGTTCAAAAGCACGGAGATGGAGGTACATGCATCAAGCAAGCACCTAACAAG cTCTGTGATCACAACTACAGAGCTAAAGATACTCATATAA